One region of Drosophila teissieri strain GT53w chromosome 2L, Prin_Dtei_1.1, whole genome shotgun sequence genomic DNA includes:
- the LOC122621854 gene encoding uncharacterized protein LOC122621854: MDPKKTITWFLGLPSVRYAQIFIVVAGDLLALSNLYPKHSRYIAHPFLLWQDIQEEDERSLDSPQKF, encoded by the coding sequence ATGGACCCCAAGAAAACGATAACCTGGTTTCTCGGCCTGCCATCAGTGCGCTATGCGCAGATCTTTATCGTGGTGGCCGGCGATCTGCTGGCCCTGTCCAATCTGTATCCCAAGCACTCGAGGTATATTGCGCATCCATTCCTACTCTGGCAGGATATACAGGAGGAGGACGAACGTTCCCTGGACTCACCTCAGAAGTtctaa